A genomic segment from [Flavobacterium] thermophilum encodes:
- the yccU gene encoding acetyl coenzyme A synthetase (ADP forming), alpha domain encodes MPIVNPSREEIGDILRKAKRIAVVGLSNNPERESYMVAKAMKDAGYEIIPVNPMIEEWEGIPAVDKLTDIEGHVDIVDVFRRSEHLPELAREFVQIDADVFWAQLGVVNEEAYAFLKEKGYTVIMDRCIKVEHALTKRP; translated from the coding sequence ATGCCCATTGTCAACCCAAGCCGGGAAGAAATCGGCGACATTTTGCGCAAGGCGAAGCGGATTGCCGTTGTCGGCTTGTCCAACAATCCCGAGCGCGAGTCGTATATGGTGGCGAAGGCGATGAAAGACGCCGGATACGAAATCATTCCGGTTAATCCGATGATCGAGGAATGGGAAGGCATTCCAGCGGTCGACAAACTGACGGATATCGAAGGACATGTCGATATCGTCGATGTGTTTCGCCGTTCCGAACATTTGCCGGAGCTCGCCCGCGAGTTTGTGCAAATCGATGCGGACGTATTTTGGGCGCAGCTTGGCGTCGTCAATGAAGAAGCATACGCGTTTTTAAAGGAAAAAGGCTATACGGTGATTATGGATCGCTGCATTAAAGTAGAACACGCGCTCACGAAACGCCCGTAA
- the parE gene encoding DNA topoisomerase 4 subunit B: protein MAKQAIHDYNEDAIQVLEGLEAVRKRPGMYIGSTDSRGLHHLVYEIVDNSVDEALAGYGNYILVQIHKDNSITVLDEGRGMPVGMHKLGKPTPEVILTVLHAGGKFGQGGYKTSGGLHGVGASVVNALSEWLVVTIHRDGFMYRQRFEHGGKPVTTLEKIGTTDKTGTIIHFKPDPTIFSTTVFNYETLSERLRESAFLLKGLKIELVDERTGMREVFHYENGIEAFVAYLNEEKDVLHPVVYFAGEQNGIEVEFAFQFHDGYSENVLSFVNNVRTKDGGTHEAGAKTAMTRVFNEYARRVGLLKEKDKNLEGTDIREGLSAVVSVRIPEHLLQFEGQTKGKLGTSEARSAVDAVVSEQLMYFLQENPDVSAMLIKKAIRAYQAREAARKAREEARSGKKRKGKEALLSGKLTPAQGRNPQKNELYLVEGDSAGGSAKQGRDRRFQAVLPLRGKVINTEKAKLGDILKNEEINTIIHAIGGGVGADFSLDDVNYDKVIIMTDADTDGAHIQVLLLTFFYRYMRPLIEAGKVYIALPPLYKISKKSGKKEVIEYAWTDEQLREITKRMGRGYTIQRYKGLGEMNADQLWETTMNPETRTLIRVRIEDAARAERRVTTLMGDKVEPRRKWIETHVAFGLEEEPGWIG, encoded by the coding sequence GTGGCAAAGCAAGCGATACATGACTATAACGAAGATGCCATTCAAGTGTTAGAAGGGCTTGAGGCGGTGAGGAAGCGGCCGGGGATGTACATCGGCAGCACCGACAGCCGCGGGTTGCATCATCTTGTTTATGAAATCGTCGACAACTCGGTCGATGAAGCGTTGGCCGGATATGGAAATTACATTTTGGTGCAAATACATAAAGACAACAGCATCACCGTCCTTGATGAAGGGCGCGGCATGCCGGTCGGGATGCATAAGCTTGGCAAGCCGACGCCGGAAGTCATTTTGACCGTGCTTCATGCCGGCGGCAAATTCGGCCAAGGCGGCTATAAAACGAGCGGCGGCCTGCACGGGGTCGGGGCTTCGGTTGTCAACGCTTTGTCGGAATGGCTCGTCGTCACGATCCACCGCGATGGCTTCATGTACCGGCAGCGGTTTGAGCATGGAGGCAAACCGGTGACGACGCTAGAGAAAATCGGGACGACGGACAAAACCGGGACGATCATTCACTTTAAGCCGGATCCGACGATTTTCAGCACAACGGTGTTCAATTACGAGACCTTGAGCGAACGGCTGCGCGAATCGGCGTTTTTGCTGAAAGGGTTGAAAATCGAACTCGTTGACGAACGGACCGGCATGCGCGAGGTGTTCCACTACGAAAACGGAATTGAAGCGTTTGTCGCCTATTTGAATGAGGAAAAAGATGTGCTCCACCCGGTTGTGTATTTTGCTGGCGAGCAAAACGGCATTGAAGTCGAGTTTGCGTTCCAGTTTCATGACGGTTATTCGGAAAACGTGCTGTCGTTTGTCAACAACGTGCGCACAAAAGACGGCGGCACGCATGAGGCGGGTGCGAAAACGGCGATGACGCGCGTTTTTAACGAATACGCCCGCCGTGTCGGTTTGCTCAAGGAAAAAGATAAAAATTTGGAAGGAACCGATATTCGCGAAGGATTGTCCGCGGTCGTTTCGGTGCGCATCCCAGAGCACTTGCTTCAGTTTGAAGGGCAGACGAAAGGAAAGCTCGGAACGAGCGAAGCGCGTTCGGCCGTCGATGCGGTGGTGTCCGAGCAGCTCATGTACTTTCTGCAAGAAAACCCGGACGTAAGCGCGATGCTCATTAAGAAAGCGATCCGGGCCTATCAGGCGCGTGAAGCGGCCCGCAAAGCGCGCGAAGAGGCGAGAAGCGGCAAAAAGCGGAAAGGGAAAGAGGCGCTCTTAAGCGGTAAGCTGACGCCGGCGCAAGGGCGCAATCCGCAAAAAAACGAGCTGTATTTGGTCGAAGGCGATTCGGCGGGCGGTTCGGCGAAACAAGGGCGCGACCGCCGCTTCCAGGCGGTCCTTCCGCTGCGCGGGAAAGTCATCAACACGGAAAAGGCGAAGCTTGGCGATATTTTGAAAAACGAGGAAATCAATACGATCATCCACGCCATCGGCGGCGGCGTCGGCGCTGATTTTTCGCTCGATGATGTCAACTACGACAAAGTGATCATTATGACCGACGCCGACACGGACGGCGCCCATATTCAAGTGCTGCTTTTGACGTTTTTTTACCGCTACATGCGTCCGCTCATTGAAGCGGGAAAAGTGTACATCGCCTTGCCGCCGCTTTATAAAATCAGCAAAAAAAGCGGCAAAAAGGAAGTCATCGAATACGCATGGACGGATGAGCAATTGCGGGAAATCACGAAACGAATGGGCCGCGGCTATACGATTCAGCGCTACAAAGGGCTTGGCGAAATGAACGCCGATCAATTGTGGGAAACGACGATGAATCCGGAAACGCGCACGTTGATCCGCGTGCGCATTGAAGATGCGGCTCGCGCCGAGCGGCGGGTGACGACACTGATGGGCGATAAAGTCGAGCCGCGCCGCAAATGGATTGAAACGCATGTTGCCTTTGGGCTTGAGGAAGAGCCAGGGTGGATCGGCTGA